From Solwaraspora sp. WMMD1047, the proteins below share one genomic window:
- a CDS encoding deoxyribonuclease IV, which produces MMAPDRPIGSHTPAGGGLARTALPYADAAGAEAVQVYVSNSRGWALPPGDPAQDTAFRAGCADRGLAVYIHASLLVNLGSPTPATVERSVATLAHALRRGVAIGAAGVVFHAGSAVDPAYFDAALRQLREVLLPLLDDAAELAGPMLLVEPSAGGGRSLAARVEQLAPYLDAVDHHPWLGVCFDTCHAWAAGHDLARPGGMAQTLDALVSAVGPDRLRLIHANDSRDPCGSTRDRHETIGKGTIGEAAFAELLAHPATAGRPVIVETPSEKHHGHADDIATLKRLR; this is translated from the coding sequence CTGATGGCACCTGACCGGCCGATCGGCTCGCACACCCCGGCCGGCGGCGGCCTGGCCCGGACCGCGCTGCCGTACGCCGACGCGGCCGGCGCCGAGGCGGTGCAGGTCTACGTCTCCAACTCCCGGGGGTGGGCGCTGCCGCCCGGGGATCCGGCGCAGGACACGGCGTTCCGGGCCGGCTGCGCCGACCGCGGCCTGGCCGTCTACATCCACGCGTCGCTGCTGGTGAACCTCGGTTCGCCGACCCCGGCGACAGTCGAGCGGTCGGTCGCCACGCTGGCGCACGCGCTGCGCCGGGGGGTCGCGATCGGCGCCGCCGGGGTGGTTTTCCACGCTGGCAGCGCGGTCGATCCGGCGTACTTCGACGCGGCCCTGCGGCAGCTGCGGGAGGTGCTGCTGCCGCTGCTGGACGACGCCGCCGAGCTGGCCGGGCCGATGCTGCTGGTCGAGCCGAGCGCGGGCGGTGGCCGGTCGCTGGCCGCCCGGGTGGAGCAGTTGGCGCCGTACCTCGACGCGGTGGACCACCATCCCTGGCTGGGTGTCTGCTTCGACACCTGCCACGCCTGGGCCGCGGGACACGACCTGGCCCGGCCGGGTGGCATGGCGCAGACCCTGGACGCCCTGGTCTCGGCGGTCGGTCCGGACCGGCTCCGGCTGATCCACGCGAACGACTCCCGGGACCCCTGCGGCTCCACCCGGGACCGGCACGAGACGATCGGCAAGGGCACCATCGGCGAGGCCGCCTTCGCCGAGCTGCTGGCCCACCCCGCCACCGCCGGCCGGCCCGTGATCGTGGAGACCCCCAGCGAGAAGCACCACGGCCACGCCGACGACATCGCCACCCTGAAACGACTGCGCTGA
- the pknB gene encoding Stk1 family PASTA domain-containing Ser/Thr kinase, which translates to MDIQVADTLLGSLIDGRYRIRARVARGGMATVYTAVDERLERTVALKIIHPGQAQDADGRVATFLARFTDEAKTIARLTHPNVVAVYDQGTHGGLPYLVMEYVRGRTLRDVLTERQRLNPGEALAILEQMLAAIAAAHRAGLVHRDVKPENVLVAEAPTGGSANLVDSVVKVADFGLARAVAASSEAEAGGQLMATVAYVAPELVTDGHADPRTDVYAAGIVLFEMLTGRVPYEGARAVDVAWQHVDRDVPTPSTLVPGLPPIVDDLVVRATRRDPAARPTDAGALQAEVQVARDDLGNANANTALLRQLPQTPPPPADQPTMVVSAVRPADRPTWARLPEDGPRTTPHRRRAAAPGALSGLPERLRTLRDQVLAAKRGRTVLAAAIVVLGLVAGVGGWWFGVGRYTETPQLVNLSNADAVARAQQAGFTIVYGDPRYDENVAKDVVLGQSPASAAKIRKDGTITLVLSLGPERFEVPDVVGKRFDLAQSELEQAKLVVKKGPDRFDDNLPKGVVIAIDPEPGAEVKPGDQITVTVSKGKAPISVPNLVGKNINEARAQLQQLGLEVVETYKDDDRPKDLVIGQSPADGTGVERGAEIKLEVSKGPQAVVVPRVIDLPCAQAQQVLEGQQLTVAVQFNPNGTVRFQNPPENSQVPAGTQVVIGCF; encoded by the coding sequence ATGGACATACAGGTCGCCGACACGCTGCTGGGTTCCCTGATCGACGGGCGGTACCGGATCCGCGCCAGGGTGGCCCGTGGTGGCATGGCGACCGTCTACACCGCCGTCGACGAGCGGTTGGAACGCACCGTCGCGCTGAAAATCATTCATCCCGGCCAGGCGCAGGACGCCGACGGGCGGGTGGCCACCTTCCTCGCGCGGTTCACCGACGAGGCCAAGACCATCGCCCGGCTCACCCACCCCAACGTCGTCGCGGTCTACGACCAGGGCACCCACGGCGGCCTGCCGTACCTGGTGATGGAGTACGTGCGCGGTCGGACGCTGCGCGACGTCCTGACCGAGCGGCAGCGGCTCAACCCGGGTGAGGCGCTGGCGATCCTGGAGCAGATGCTCGCGGCGATCGCGGCGGCCCACCGCGCCGGGCTGGTGCACCGCGACGTCAAGCCGGAGAACGTGCTGGTCGCCGAGGCCCCCACCGGCGGCTCCGCGAACCTGGTCGACAGTGTGGTGAAGGTCGCCGACTTCGGGCTGGCCCGGGCGGTGGCGGCCAGCTCCGAGGCGGAGGCCGGCGGCCAGCTGATGGCGACGGTCGCCTACGTCGCCCCGGAGCTGGTGACCGACGGGCACGCCGATCCCCGCACCGACGTCTACGCGGCCGGCATCGTGCTGTTCGAGATGCTCACCGGTCGGGTGCCGTACGAGGGGGCCCGGGCGGTGGACGTCGCCTGGCAGCACGTGGACCGGGACGTGCCGACCCCGTCCACCCTCGTCCCCGGTCTGCCGCCGATCGTGGACGACCTGGTGGTCCGGGCCACCCGGCGGGATCCGGCGGCCCGCCCCACCGACGCCGGGGCGCTGCAGGCCGAGGTGCAGGTGGCCCGGGACGACCTGGGCAACGCCAACGCCAACACGGCTCTGCTCCGCCAGCTTCCGCAGACCCCGCCGCCGCCGGCGGACCAGCCGACCATGGTGGTCTCGGCGGTACGGCCGGCGGACCGGCCCACCTGGGCGCGGCTGCCGGAGGACGGGCCGAGGACCACCCCGCACCGCCGGCGCGCGGCCGCCCCGGGCGCGCTGTCCGGGCTGCCGGAGCGGCTGCGTACGCTGCGCGACCAGGTGCTGGCCGCGAAGCGCGGCCGCACGGTGCTGGCCGCCGCCATCGTGGTGCTCGGGCTGGTCGCCGGGGTCGGCGGCTGGTGGTTCGGCGTCGGCCGGTACACCGAGACGCCGCAGTTGGTCAACCTCTCCAACGCCGACGCGGTCGCCCGCGCCCAGCAGGCCGGCTTCACGATCGTCTACGGCGATCCCCGGTACGACGAAAACGTCGCCAAGGATGTGGTGCTCGGCCAGTCGCCCGCCTCGGCGGCGAAGATCCGCAAGGACGGCACGATCACTCTGGTGCTCTCCCTGGGTCCCGAGCGGTTCGAGGTGCCCGATGTGGTCGGCAAGCGGTTCGATCTGGCGCAGAGCGAGCTGGAGCAGGCGAAACTCGTGGTGAAGAAGGGGCCGGACCGGTTCGACGACAACCTCCCGAAGGGGGTGGTCATCGCCATCGACCCGGAGCCCGGCGCGGAGGTCAAGCCCGGCGACCAGATCACCGTGACGGTGAGCAAGGGGAAGGCACCGATCTCGGTGCCGAACCTGGTCGGGAAGAACATCAACGAGGCCCGCGCCCAACTTCAGCAGCTCGGGCTGGAGGTGGTCGAGACGTACAAGGACGACGACCGGCCGAAGGACCTGGTGATCGGGCAGAGCCCGGCGGACGGCACCGGCGTGGAGCGCGGCGCGGAGATCAAGCTGGAGGTCAGCAAGGGCCCGCAGGCGGTGGTGGTCCCCCGGGTGATCGACCTGCCCTGCGCCCAGGCTCAGCAGGTGCTGGAGGGTCAGCAGCTCACCGTCGCCGTGCAGTTCAACCCGAACGGCACGGTCCGGTTCCAGAATCCGCCGGAGAACTCGCAGGTGCCGGCGGGCACCCAGGTCGTCATCGGGTGTTTCTGA
- a CDS encoding lycopene cyclase domain-containing protein, with the protein MSYTTAALLGVVAAVLVDLFVLRTRLVLRPVFWATYPIIIGFQLLSNGILTGRQIVRYAPEAIIGWRVVYAPVEDLFFGFAMILLTLSVWVWLGRRGVQRTPVAGQGSPLLRLLDRRRSSRRRRG; encoded by the coding sequence GTGAGCTACACGACCGCCGCGCTGCTCGGCGTCGTCGCCGCCGTGCTCGTCGACCTCTTCGTGCTGCGGACCCGGCTGGTGCTCCGGCCGGTCTTCTGGGCCACCTATCCGATCATCATCGGGTTCCAGCTGCTCTCCAACGGCATCCTGACCGGCCGGCAGATCGTCCGGTACGCGCCGGAGGCGATCATCGGGTGGCGGGTGGTCTACGCCCCCGTCGAGGACCTGTTCTTCGGGTTCGCGATGATCCTGCTGACCCTCTCCGTATGGGTCTGGCTGGGCCGCCGGGGTGTGCAGCGTACGCCGGTGGCGGGGCAGGGGAGCCCGTTGCTGCGGCTGCTGGACCGGCGTCGGTCGTCCCGGCGTCGGCGCGGCTGA
- a CDS encoding Rv2175c family DNA-binding protein, translating into MTDSVPASPPASPEPPDQAGPSGWLTLPDVAERLDVTISKVHQMIRDRELLAVRRDGVRRVPAELVANQTVRKHLPGVLTLLDDAGYDDEAVLRWLYEPDDSLPGTPAAALGGDRAREVKRRAQALGF; encoded by the coding sequence GTGACCGATTCCGTACCCGCCTCCCCACCCGCCTCCCCGGAGCCGCCCGACCAGGCCGGACCGAGCGGCTGGCTGACCCTGCCGGACGTGGCCGAGCGGCTCGACGTGACCATCAGCAAGGTGCACCAGATGATCCGCGACCGCGAGCTGCTGGCGGTCCGCCGGGACGGGGTACGCCGGGTGCCGGCCGAACTGGTCGCCAACCAGACCGTCCGCAAGCACCTGCCGGGGGTGCTCACCCTGCTCGACGACGCCGGGTACGACGACGAGGCGGTGCTGCGCTGGCTGTACGAACCGGACGACAGCCTGCCGGGTACGCCCGCGGCGGCGCTCGGCGGCGACCGGGCCCGCGAGGTCAAGCGCCGCGCCCAGGCCCTCGGGTTCTGA
- a CDS encoding GntG family PLP-dependent aldolase translates to MAEPAGPAGPVDLRSDTVTRPTAGMRAAMAAAEVGDDVYGEDPTVNALEAEVAALFGHEAAVFAPTGSMTNQMALQVLVPPGAELLCDADAHVVTYESGAAAAYGGISSRTWPAAGGEPDAELIAGLVRPAGFHAVATRAIAVEQTHNRGGGAVIPLATLRDLRRIADDAGIGLHCDGARIWHAHVADGVPLASYGALFDTLSVCLSKGLGAPVGSLLVGSAERVGRARAVRKRLGGGMRQAGVLAAAGRYALRHHLDRLATDHARAARLADALGPFGVLAGPVRTNIVPLDLTKSPLDAPALAAAARERGVLISVLGPRTARLVTHLDLDDTALDRAVEVLTTLLRA, encoded by the coding sequence GTGGCTGAACCGGCCGGTCCGGCGGGCCCGGTCGACCTGCGGTCGGACACCGTCACCCGACCCACCGCCGGGATGCGGGCGGCGATGGCCGCCGCCGAGGTCGGCGACGACGTGTACGGCGAGGACCCCACCGTCAACGCGCTGGAGGCCGAGGTCGCGGCGCTGTTCGGGCACGAGGCGGCGGTCTTCGCGCCGACCGGCTCGATGACCAACCAGATGGCCCTGCAGGTGCTGGTCCCGCCCGGCGCCGAACTGCTCTGCGACGCCGACGCGCACGTGGTGACGTACGAGAGCGGCGCCGCGGCGGCGTACGGTGGCATCTCCTCGCGGACCTGGCCCGCCGCGGGCGGCGAGCCGGACGCGGAGCTGATCGCCGGCCTGGTCCGCCCGGCCGGCTTCCACGCGGTCGCCACCCGCGCGATCGCCGTCGAGCAGACCCACAACCGGGGCGGCGGCGCGGTGATCCCGCTGGCCACCCTGCGCGACCTGCGCCGGATCGCCGACGACGCGGGGATCGGCCTGCACTGCGACGGGGCCCGGATCTGGCACGCCCACGTCGCCGACGGGGTGCCGCTGGCCAGCTACGGCGCGCTCTTCGACACCCTGTCGGTCTGCCTCTCCAAGGGGCTCGGCGCGCCGGTCGGCTCGCTGCTGGTCGGCAGCGCCGAGCGGGTTGGGCGGGCCCGCGCGGTCCGCAAGCGGCTGGGCGGCGGGATGCGGCAGGCCGGGGTGCTCGCCGCCGCCGGCCGGTACGCGCTGCGGCACCACCTCGACCGACTCGCCACCGACCACGCGCGGGCCGCCCGGCTGGCCGACGCGCTGGGACCGTTCGGGGTGCTGGCCGGGCCGGTACGCACCAACATCGTGCCGCTGGACCTGACCAAGTCGCCGCTGGACGCGCCGGCGCTGGCCGCCGCGGCCCGGGAGCGGGGCGTACTCATCTCCGTGCTGGGCCCGCGCACCGCCCGCCTGGTCACCCACCTCGACCTCGACGACACCGCCCTGGACCGGGCCGTCGAGGTCCTCACCACCCTGCTCCGCGCCTGA
- a CDS encoding lycopene cyclase domain-containing protein gives MERFAYLAVLAGCLVCALWLEPVLRVNVLRRWRRLLLTLLVVLVVFGAWDLAAIAAGHWTFDPAQTTGVLLPGALPLDEVLFFLAVPFCAILGFEAVRAVRGWPAGDEPPEADR, from the coding sequence GTGGAACGCTTCGCCTACCTGGCGGTGCTGGCCGGCTGCCTGGTCTGCGCGCTGTGGCTGGAGCCGGTGCTGCGGGTCAACGTGCTGCGGCGGTGGCGCCGGCTGCTGCTCACCCTGCTGGTCGTCCTGGTGGTCTTCGGCGCCTGGGATCTGGCCGCGATCGCGGCCGGGCACTGGACCTTCGACCCGGCGCAGACCACCGGTGTGCTGCTGCCCGGCGCGCTGCCCCTGGACGAGGTGCTCTTCTTCCTGGCCGTGCCGTTCTGCGCCATCCTCGGGTTCGAGGCGGTCCGGGCGGTCCGCGGCTGGCCGGCCGGCGACGAGCCGCCGGAGGCGGACCGGTGA
- a CDS encoding 3-deoxy-7-phosphoheptulonate synthase class II, giving the protein MRQEWHQLSYPAVGNAGLRTSRPTDASAEDEALGLDRWRDLPRAQTPPWPDPAVVAEVCKILDNVPSVVAPYEVDHLRERLALVCEGKAFLLQGGDCAETFTDNTESHLLANARTLLQMAVVLTYGASLPVVKVARVAGQYTKPRSLPTDARGLPAYRGDMINSLEAVPEARVADPQRMIRAYANSAAAMNMLRAYLVGGLADLHAVHDWNKGFVRNSPAGERYEAIAREIDRALAFMRACGMTDEEALRTVTLYCSHEALALEYDRALTRVSDGRAYGLSGHFLWIGERTRQIDGAHIDFISRIANPIGVKLGPTTTPDEAIELCEKLNPENVPGKLTLISRMGNHRVRETLPPIVAKVTAAGAKVVWQCDPMHGNTHESSNGYKTRHFDRIVDEVLGYFEVHRNLETHPGGLHVELTGEDVTECLGGAQAIADINLPDRYETACDPRLNTQQSLELAFLVAEMLRG; this is encoded by the coding sequence ATGCGCCAAGAGTGGCACCAGTTGAGCTACCCCGCCGTGGGCAACGCCGGCCTGCGGACCAGCCGCCCCACCGACGCCTCCGCCGAGGACGAGGCGCTCGGCCTGGACCGCTGGCGGGACCTGCCGCGCGCCCAGACCCCGCCCTGGCCGGACCCGGCCGTGGTCGCCGAGGTGTGCAAGATCCTCGACAACGTCCCCTCGGTGGTCGCCCCGTACGAGGTCGACCACCTGCGGGAGCGGCTGGCGCTGGTCTGCGAGGGCAAGGCGTTCCTGCTGCAGGGCGGCGACTGCGCCGAGACCTTCACCGACAACACCGAGAGCCACCTGCTGGCCAACGCGCGCACCCTGCTGCAGATGGCCGTCGTGCTCACCTACGGCGCGTCCCTGCCGGTGGTGAAGGTGGCCCGGGTCGCTGGCCAGTACACCAAGCCCCGGTCGCTGCCGACCGACGCGCGCGGGCTGCCGGCCTACCGGGGCGACATGATCAACTCGCTGGAGGCGGTGCCGGAGGCCCGGGTCGCCGACCCGCAGCGCATGATCCGGGCGTACGCGAACTCGGCCGCCGCGATGAACATGCTCCGCGCCTACCTGGTCGGCGGCCTGGCCGACCTGCACGCCGTGCACGACTGGAACAAGGGCTTCGTCCGCAACTCCCCGGCGGGCGAGCGGTACGAGGCGATCGCCCGCGAGATCGACCGGGCGCTGGCCTTCATGCGGGCCTGCGGGATGACCGACGAGGAGGCGCTGCGCACCGTCACCCTCTACTGCTCGCACGAGGCGCTCGCCCTGGAGTACGACCGGGCGCTGACCCGGGTCTCCGACGGCCGGGCGTACGGGCTCTCCGGGCACTTCCTCTGGATCGGCGAGCGGACCCGGCAGATCGACGGCGCGCACATCGACTTCATCTCCCGGATCGCCAACCCGATCGGCGTCAAGCTCGGCCCGACCACCACCCCGGACGAGGCGATCGAGCTCTGCGAGAAGCTCAACCCGGAGAACGTGCCCGGCAAGCTGACCCTGATCAGCCGGATGGGCAACCACCGGGTCCGCGAGACGCTGCCGCCGATCGTGGCCAAGGTGACCGCCGCCGGGGCCAAGGTGGTCTGGCAGTGCGACCCGATGCACGGCAACACCCACGAGTCCTCCAACGGCTACAAGACCCGGCACTTCGACCGGATCGTCGACGAGGTGCTCGGCTACTTCGAGGTGCACCGCAACCTGGAGACCCACCCCGGCGGCCTGCACGTCGAGCTGACCGGCGAGGACGTCACCGAGTGCCTCGGCGGCGCCCAGGCGATCGCGGACATCAACCTGCCGGACCGCTACGAGACCGCCTGCGACCCCCGGCTGAACACCCAGCAGTCCCTCGAACTGGCCTTCCTGGTCGCCGAGATGCTCCGTGGCTGA